The genome window AGCATGAGTTCATAGGCTGAGCACCCTGCCTACAAACCCTAAcaatgctgggggcaggggcgtCCTGCCCAGGGGAGGGCCCAGGCCGGTCAAGAAGACACACACACGGGCACAGCGTGACAATGAAAATAGGGAAACGGGAGGTCAGCTGCAGGAGCAAAGGAGAGAAGTGGAGTCTGAGCCAGGAGAGTCAATCTGCGGGTATGGGGGCGCTTCTTGGAGGAGGCAGGTGTAACATGGAGCCGTGAGGGAGTGAGTCCCAAAGGAGAAGAAAGTGTTTCGGAGCATCTGGGCCCAGAGCCATGGCCTGGCACAGTTGGACAATGGAGAAGAAAGTGTCTTGGAGCATCTGGGCCCAGAGCCATGGCCTGGCACAGCCGGACAAACAGCCAAGGGAGGGAGAGCAGGGAGCAGGCTGTGGAGGTTCTAGTTGGGCCGGTTTCCCCGCCGCTGCTCTCACTGGGTTTCTCTGACCTGCAGAGGCACCTCAAGTGCCAAAACCGCCCCCAGAGGCCCCAGATCCACCCGCCCGGCCTCTCCCGCCCCAGAGCCTTGAGGGGCTGCAGCCAGCAGGCCCTGAGATGGAGGGCCTGGAGCGGGCCCCCATCCAGAACAGCCCTTGGAAGGAGACGAGTCTGGACCACCCCTATGAGAAGCCCAGGAAGTCTTCCGAGGCTGGAAGCGAGTCCAGGTCAGACAAGAGGAagggagggctgggggcaggtgggATCTGGGGGAGGGGGCGTGGCTGGGCACTGGTGTGGGAGGCTTCCCTCTGTGTGATGCTGCGGGCTGGCATCCCTGGGTGGAGGCATTCCCGCTGCTGACCCATCTCCAACCCCTCCACCTCCAGCAGCCCAGCCAGCACCCCGCAGGATGGGCCGAGCGCCTCCAGCTTGTGGCTGCTGGAGCCCGCCTCCTACTGTGTGGTCCCCATCCGCAGTGTTCCTGGGCAGCGGCAGGGCCGTACCAGTGCCCCAGCCACCCCTGACATGCAGGGCAGGAGGGGCCATtcgcagcccctgaggtaagagcCAGGCCCCCCCAGACATCCCGGGAGAACCTAGAGGGTGGCAGCGCCCAGGGCTATGTGGGACACCCGTGGGCGACATGGGGCTTGTGCAGTGGCTTTTCCTTGAGACTCTTTCTCAGGCACCTCTCAGCAGAGGCTGCGCCCCAGTGGGCAAAGCTAAGGGCTAGTCACTTACGAAGCAACTTGTTTTCTTTCAGAGACTCCGGTGTTGTCTCTTTGCATGACCTTTCTCCCCATCCAGAAGACTGTCTTGTTGGGGGGAGATAGTGTCTTGGTAGGGACTCTTGCGGTGGTCTGTGATTGTTTTGGTATTGGTCCCTGACAATGGACAGTTCACATTTTCAGTTGATGTCCAGTTGATTCTCACTACTTGGGTAGTTATGTCCTGTGAAGGACACACAAACCACTGCTCCCTGGGACACAGGGTCACAGCTGCTGGCCTGTCAACGGATCGACACATAAACTTGTTTTACGGAGTTTCTGTTGGAACAACCTTATCTAATATATACCACTGAACTCGGGGCCAGCAGCCCGAGAACGCACACCCACACGGAGCTCATCTAACCCGTGTTTTCTCCATGAATCACGCCCCAGCTTCCTCATGCTCTGGACACCAGACAGCCCTGTAGCACCAGCTTCAGGGCCGACTTAATCTGTGAAATCACCTGCAGAGGCATAAAAACACGAAAGCGTGACGCTAAATAGGCTGTGGAAAGGGCCTTTGTGTGCAGGGTGAGAACTGAGGCCTCAGCCTGGAGAGCCTGTTGGGCAGCTCAGAATCTTCACCACCCTGTGTGTGTCCACACGTGACCAGAGAGTCTGGGAGTGTTGATCTGGAAGTTACAGATGCGTTCGAGCAGCAGGTGAATCCACAGATACAGAACCCATGATCGATGAGCACCCACTGCGCCCTCCCTTCTGAGTCCTCTGCCCTCTGGGGCTTGTTTCAGTGACCACCGCTGGATCAGTGAGCCAGGGATGGCGGGCAGTGTTGGCCACGCCCTCCCAGGGGTCCAAGGCAGCCTCAGGATGTGGCTGGGCTCTCATGTCAGGTTAGCTGCCCGTGGGCAGCACTGAAGTCCAGCAGCGCATTTTCCAGCACACACACCCGGGCCTTTAACACACGGCCTATGTGCAGATCAGTGAAAGGCATCCCCTCTGGATGCGCAGGCCTGCTTGCTCCCGAGGGGCTGGCACCGGCAGAGTGGGTTCCTGACCGGCTGGCTCTCCTGGGCTGGTGTCCCGGGGAGGGCAGCTGTCCCAGCTGGCTGGGGCCACCATGCAGAGCCCCTCGCCAGGCAGAAGGCACTGTCTCCCAAGCTGGAGGCTGAAGTCCAGGCCCCAGTTGTTTCTCCCTTGGCCTCAGCCCTGGGCTCTCCGCCCTTGACAAGCTTGTCTCGGTGCCGGGGCCAGTTTCAGGCCTTCATCTCAGATGTTTGCCAGTGTCCGCCCGGACAGATCGTGTGGACGAAATGCCACTGGACCGCTTGCACCTGAGATGGCGGAGGCCAGGAGGCAGCTGTGGCCTCCTCGCCCCCACCCCGGGCTGGCCATGCAGTGGagcaggagggggtggggtgcCGGAGGGGCGTGTGGGACGCTAGGTGGGCCGGGCGATGCCTCGGTCCCTAGACCCTCGGAGGCACGGCTGACTCAGTGCCCCCCCTTCTCCCTGCAGGAGTGACCCCTTCCGCGCGGGCCCCGACGGCCGGGGTCGCAGCGCCCTCCCGCGGCGCCGCCCCACTTACTACACGGTGACGGCGCCGGAGCCCTGCTGCGCTCGCCCCGCGCCCGCGCCGCGTGCCGCCTGCCACTCGTGCTCTGAGGACAGCGGCTCCGAAGCGTCCAGCCTGTCGCACCCCACTCCGCCCGGCAGCAGCAGCCCCGACATCTCCTTCCTGAGGCCCCTCTCCCCGCCCGCGCCATCCCGCCCACACCGCGGCCCCGCGGGCCCCCGGTCCCGGCCGCCCCCCGCCTGCCTGCGGGCTGCGCGCTACGTGGTGCTGGCGGAgggccgcccgccgcccgcccagTGGGCCGAGTGGGGCCCGGGCCGCGGCGAGGACGCGGCCCCCGCGCGCTGGCAGCGCCCGCCACCCGCCCACGGCCGCGTGGCCCGGACGCCCTCGCTGCGCGACCACCCCGCGGGCCGCGGGCTCAGCAAGGCCGCCGTGTCCGAGGAGCTCAAGTCGTGGCACGAGCGGGCCCGGCTCCGGAGCGCGCGCCCCCACTCGCTGGACCGCCAGGGGGCGTTCCGCGTGCGCAGCCTGCCGCCCGGCGCCGACAGCTTTGTGCGCGCGCCCGCCCCGCGCGGACAGGTACGCGCCCCGGCCCGGCTCTCCGGGTCCTGCGGTCCCTGCTGGCCCAGCGCAGAGCCCAGAGCCAGCAGTCCGGGGGCCCGGCAGCCCTCAGCTAGGAAGAGCAGCCCCCGGACGTTTCCTTGCGGCTCTGGGGTGACTCCCCTGGGCGCCTCCAAAGTTTGGCTGCTCAAGAGCGCGTGCCCACGTGCGCCGGTGGAGGTTACCCTCCCGGACACCTAAAACATCTCCCCCTAATGGCTCCACTGAGGATCTACCAGACAGACCTCTATTCGTAATCCGATGTCCAGTCCAATTACCCCCAGGTTTCCTGACTTGAGGTCCCAGGACAGTCTGGAAAGGGTTCGCAGGAGGCGAACCTGTGGCCACCGTCAGTTTCTCCCCACCCCTACTCCCCTTCCATCACCCAGCTGAGAAGCAAGCTGACCTGTGCTTAAGTGCCCGGGCCCTGGTACAAGTCAGCCTTGCCCCTTAGCAGTCAGGATGGGGCTGGTTAGTCGACACTCCCATCATGTCACCCCTTCTGTAAAGCGGGAGCAGTAAAGGACCCGTCCACTAGGGGCAGTACTGCGTGTGAAATGACCAGCGCCCTGTATGGTAAGCCCTAGATGAGAGGTGTTACTGTCACCCAGGACCAGGGGCTGGGTTGGTGGGCAGCTTGTAGGTGGAGCACCCCAACGTGAGATAGGGTGGCCGCCCTGGTTTCTGTGCCCAGTTTCTTCCTACGGAACAAGGGCACCAGGCAGGAGCCTTCCTTTGTTTTTGCCCCCTGGTACAGAGGGCTCTGCAAGGGCCGTGCTCCTGAAGTCCCCACAGGCTGCTTCCTGAGACCTGGGGTTCTGGCAGgccccgccaggcctccctc of Capricornis sumatraensis isolate serow.1 chromosome 14, serow.2, whole genome shotgun sequence contains these proteins:
- the INAVA gene encoding innate immunity activator protein, which produces MLRMPKLNEIPPGRGGREESRGAESRPGRAGPEAARRARGARGQAGGAGPPWDSWGNSRPPPCPGLGWEGCRPLLLLAPSSQKPAMDSKDEVSDTDSGIILHSGPDSPVSPGKELTHAVRKQQRALEERLEACLEELRRLCLREAELTGILPAEFPLKPGEKAPKVRRRIGAAYKLDEWALHREDPLSGLERQLALQLQIAEAARRLCREGNLGRQVRRQRQHAVRLEEEKLRQLQRCLGERQGRPLPGPAPGPELSASDDSSLSDGLPREEEAPQVPKPPPEAPDPPARPLPPQSLEGLQPAGPEMEGLERAPIQNSPWKETSLDHPYEKPRKSSEAGSESSSPASTPQDGPSASSLWLLEPASYCVVPIRSVPGQRQGRTSAPATPDMQGRRGHSQPLRSDPFRAGPDGRGRSALPRRRPTYYTVTAPEPCCARPAPAPRAACHSCSEDSGSEASSLSHPTPPGSSSPDISFLRPLSPPAPSRPHRGPAGPRSRPPPACLRAARYVVLAEGRPPPAQWAEWGPGRGEDAAPARWQRPPPAHGRVARTPSLRDHPAGRGLSKAAVSEELKSWHERARLRSARPHSLDRQGAFRVRSLPPGADSFVRAPAPRGQVPTVCVLRRSPEGAPVQVFVPENGEIMSQV